One genomic segment of uncultured Desulfobacter sp. includes these proteins:
- the dtd gene encoding D-aminoacyl-tRNA deacylase: MKAIVQRVKKAHVTLDNTIISSIETGLVVLLGVAHGDKKKDAEYLVDKIINLRIFEDDKGKMNRSLLDVKGELLVVSQFTIMADCRKGRRPSFTDAAPPEPACRLYRFFAERAASLGVGVKKGKFQANMDVSLINQGPVTLILESPKN; encoded by the coding sequence ATGAAAGCCATTGTTCAACGGGTTAAAAAAGCCCATGTGACCTTAGACAACACGATTATATCCAGCATTGAAACAGGACTGGTGGTACTTTTGGGCGTGGCCCATGGCGACAAAAAAAAAGACGCCGAATACCTGGTGGACAAAATCATCAACTTAAGAATATTTGAAGATGATAAGGGAAAAATGAACCGGTCTCTTCTTGATGTCAAAGGCGAGCTTCTGGTAGTTTCCCAGTTCACGATTATGGCAGACTGCCGCAAGGGACGGCGCCCCTCGTTCACGGATGCAGCCCCGCCGGAACCTGCATGTCGGCTTTACCGTTTTTTTGCTGAAAGGGCAGCTTCACTGGGCGTTGGGGTCAAAAAAGGAAAATTCCAGGCCAATATGGACGTATCATTGATCAACCAGGGACCTGTCACCCTGATTCTGGAATCCCCCAAAAACTGA
- a CDS encoding RNA methyltransferase, whose amino-acid sequence MNNLTIILVRPQGPINIGAVCRVMMNFGCTRLRLVSPCSAYKSLEAKKMALSAFHLLEQAQIFETLEQALFDVHSAYGTTRRFGKYRKGFLTPATAGARIEAQKQEHHSALVLGPEDTGLETKDLELCQYFITIPTHDGYPSMNLSHSLAVLLYEASLKSGAAKNFHDPGVKDPARGEELESMFAHMRKTLLDIDYLDPQNPDHLLRTYRRIFSNAGLSSRDVRIIRGLLSRIDWTESQRRLNQS is encoded by the coding sequence ATGAACAATCTCACTATTATCCTGGTCCGTCCCCAGGGGCCCATCAATATTGGTGCGGTGTGCCGGGTTATGATGAACTTCGGTTGCACCCGGTTGCGTCTTGTCAGCCCCTGCAGTGCTTATAAATCCCTTGAAGCAAAAAAAATGGCCCTGTCCGCTTTTCATCTCCTTGAACAGGCGCAAATATTTGAAACCCTGGAGCAGGCACTTTTTGACGTCCATTCCGCATACGGCACTACCCGCAGGTTCGGCAAATACAGAAAAGGGTTTTTAACACCTGCCACGGCAGGGGCCCGGATTGAAGCCCAGAAACAGGAACATCACAGTGCCCTGGTTCTGGGGCCGGAGGATACCGGTCTTGAGACAAAAGACCTGGAGTTGTGCCAGTATTTTATCACCATCCCCACCCATGACGGCTACCCGTCCATGAATCTGAGCCACTCCCTGGCAGTGCTGCTTTACGAAGCATCCCTTAAATCCGGGGCTGCAAAAAATTTCCATGATCCCGGGGTTAAAGATCCTGCCCGGGGAGAAGAACTTGAATCCATGTTTGCCCACATGAGAAAGACGCTTTTAGATATTGATTATCTTGATCCCCAGAACCCGGATCATCTACTGCGGACCTACCGCAGGATATTCTCTAATGCGGGCCTGTCATCCAGGGATGTCAGAATTATCCGGGGACTTTTAAGCCGCATTGACTGGACCGAATCCCAGCGCAGATTAAACCAGTCCTGA
- a CDS encoding histidinol-phosphatase: MIDSELISLHGGHSGQFCCHAEDSLEDLIKAYISKGFKAVGISEHMPPPEYRLIYPDELEQGFSVKDLGDRFSKYFFELERLKQKYKSDIRIFKGFETETVTGSPALVRSLIRKFNPDYIVGSVHHLNDRCFDYSRQDYEAIAADFNGLDAMYMAYFDAQYEMILDLHPFVVGHFDLIRIYDSDFETRLDKPEIAERIQRNLSVIKDLGLVLDYNLRPLAKGEKTPYLTPAILERAKDLGIPVVPGDDAHSKEQAGMFVDKAVQSLKDMGFSTNWPRPRCITPA, encoded by the coding sequence ATGATTGATTCTGAACTCATATCCCTTCATGGTGGTCATTCAGGCCAGTTTTGCTGCCATGCTGAAGACAGCCTTGAAGACCTGATAAAGGCATATATCAGCAAAGGATTCAAAGCCGTGGGTATCAGTGAGCACATGCCTCCGCCCGAATACCGGCTCATCTACCCGGATGAGCTTGAGCAAGGCTTTTCGGTCAAGGACCTTGGGGACCGGTTTTCAAAATATTTTTTTGAACTGGAACGGCTTAAACAAAAATATAAGTCAGATATCCGGATATTTAAGGGATTTGAGACCGAAACCGTCACCGGAAGCCCGGCACTGGTGCGGTCGTTGATCCGGAAATTTAATCCCGACTATATTGTGGGCTCGGTCCACCATCTCAATGACAGATGTTTTGACTATTCCAGGCAGGACTATGAGGCCATTGCAGCGGACTTCAACGGCCTTGATGCCATGTATATGGCCTATTTTGACGCCCAGTATGAAATGATCCTGGATCTGCATCCCTTTGTTGTGGGTCATTTTGATCTTATACGCATTTATGATTCTGACTTTGAAACACGGCTTGACAAACCCGAAATTGCTGAACGCATCCAGCGCAATCTTTCTGTGATAAAAGATTTGGGACTGGTGCTGGATTATAACCTGCGCCCCCTGGCCAAAGGAGAAAAAACGCCTTACCTGACCCCGGCAATTCTGGAAAGGGCAAAGGACTTGGGCATCCCCGTGGTTCCCGGTGACGACGCACACAGCAAAGAACAGGCAGGCATGTTTGTGGACAAGGCGGTTCAGTCCTTAAAAGATATGGGCTTTTCCACGAACTGGCCCAGGCCCCGGTGCATAACGCCCGCCTGA
- a CDS encoding DUF2442 domain-containing protein, with the protein MNILAVEIQIPYALDVYTSEEALTVDLSDGRTISVPLGWYPRLEHADPDERANWRLIGKGRGIHWTDIDEDISVEGLLSGKPSGESQESFKKWLQNRIPRPKTA; encoded by the coding sequence ATGAATATTTTGGCTGTTGAAATTCAAATCCCTTATGCCTTGGATGTTTACACATCTGAAGAGGCACTTACCGTTGATTTAAGCGACGGTCGTACAATTTCTGTCCCATTGGGTTGGTATCCACGTCTTGAGCATGCCGATCCTGACGAAAGAGCAAATTGGCGGCTTATTGGTAAGGGACGTGGTATCCACTGGACTGACATTGATGAAGACATAAGTGTGGAGGGCCTTCTTTCTGGAAAACCTTCTGGTGAAAGTCAAGAGTCTTTTAAAAAATGGCTCCAGAATAGAATTCCCCGCCCCAAAACCGCATAA
- a CDS encoding DUF4160 domain-containing protein — MPTVFRSGPYRFFFYAGDRDEPYHIHVERDDKVAKYWLDPIRLQNNGGFSRFELKQIRSIIEKEQKSFMEAWNEYFGC, encoded by the coding sequence ATGCCAACAGTATTTAGATCTGGTCCTTATCGGTTCTTTTTTTATGCTGGTGATCGAGATGAACCATATCACATCCATGTGGAACGAGATGATAAAGTCGCTAAGTACTGGCTTGATCCGATCCGACTTCAAAATAATGGCGGGTTCAGTCGCTTTGAATTAAAACAGATTCGAAGTATAATTGAAAAAGAACAAAAATCCTTTATGGAGGCATGGAATGAATATTTTGGCTGTTGA